A region from the Medicago truncatula cultivar Jemalong A17 chromosome 6, MtrunA17r5.0-ANR, whole genome shotgun sequence genome encodes:
- the LOC25496858 gene encoding aluminum-activated malate transporter 9 has translation MMQSSHRVPKLGSFRHSFLEKKEKLMSMKGGGGGGYSQIGIPLPESDDDDDYIQRRRWCSFRGFSDGIVEFWKKSKRVAGRAWEMGVSDPRKFVFSAKMGLALILISLLIFLKQPFPDVGKYSVWAILTVVVVFEFSIGATLSKGLNRGLGTLSAGGLALALGMLSKLAGPGQWEEIVIMISIFIVGFCATYAKLYPTMKAYEYGFRVFLITYCYVIVSGYRTGDFLHTATNRFLLIALGAAVSVGVNVCIYPIWAGEDLHYLVAKNFTGVATSLEGVVNNYLNCVEYDRVPSKILTYQASDDVVYSGYRSAVESTSTEDALMSFAIWEPPHGRYKMFRYPWKNYVKVSGALRHCAFMVMAMHGCILSEIQAPAEKRQVFRKELKKVSSEATKVLRELGNKVKKMEKLGEEDILFEVHEAVEELQQKIDKKSFILVNAELWEIGNRPRNENVSQDLLQMDEERHFLEYKSLSEAVLDLRSVRVPKSWEENLVTPDNIIKPANVVTDENMFRKPGTLSAHLSFQEDPTTKVEESKTYESASSLTLATFSSLLIEFVARLQNLVDSFEELGEKAKFKDPLEQQELVTSGWTRLFNCFKSKD, from the exons ATGATGCAATCTTCTCACAGGGTACCCAAACTGGGTTCCTTCCGTCACAGTTTCcttgaaaaaaaggaaaaactcaTGTCAATGAAAGGTGGCGGTGGCGGTGGGTATTCACAAATCGGCATCCCTTTACCGGAATCCGACGATGATGATGACTACATTCAACGACGACGGTGGTGTTCGTTTCGAGGATTCTCAGATGGGATCGTAGAGTTTTGGAAGAAATCAAAGCGTGTGGCGGGTAGAGCATGGGAGATGGGTGTGTCTGATCCAAGGAAGTTTGTGTTTTCAGCTAAGATGGGTTTagctttgattttgatttcgttgttgatttttcttaaaCAACCGTTTCCGGATGTTGGGAAGTACTCTGTTTGGGCTATTCTTACTGTTGTTGTCGTCTTTGAGTTCAGTATAG GAGCAACTCTTAGCAAAGGTCTAAACAGAGGATTAGGGACTTTATCAGCTGGAGGACTTGCTTTAGCATTGGGAATGCTATCAAAATTGGCTGGACCTGGACAGTGGGAAGAAATTGTAATCATGATTAGCATCTTCATTGTAG GATTTTGTGCCACATATGCAAAACTATATCCAACAATGAAGGCTTATGAATATGGATTCCGTGTGTTCTTGATCACCTATTGTTACGTTATTGTATCTGGATATCGAACCGGAGACTTTCTTCATACAGCAACAAACAGATTTTTGCTCATTGCTCTTGGTGCTGCTGTATCTGTTGGCGTAAATGTGTGCATATATCCAATATGGGCCGGTGAAGATCTACATTATCTTGTCGCGAAAAATTTCACAGGCGTAGCAACATCATTAGAAG GTGTTGTAAATAACTACCTTAACTGTGTCGAATACGATAGGGTGCCATCGAAAATTCTTACGTATCAAGCTTCTGATGATGTGGTTTACAGCGGTTACAGATCAGCTGTTGAATCTACAAGCACAGAAGATGCATTG ATGAGTTTTGCTATTTGGGAGCCACCTCATGGTCGTTACAAAATGTTTAGATATCCAtggaaaaattatgttaaagtAAGTGGAGCACTCAGGCATTGTGCATTTATGGTGATGGCTATGCATGGATGTATACTTTCTGAAATACAG GCTCCAGCGGAGAAGAGACAAGTTTTCCGCAAAGAGCTTAAGAAGGTAAGTTCTGAAGCGACTAAAGTTCTACGTGAACTCGGTAACAAAGTTAAAAAGATGGAGAAACTAGGCGAAGAAGACATTCTTTTTGAAGTACATGAAGCAGTAGAAGAATTACAACAAAAGATCGACAAAAAATCTTTCATTCTTGTAAATGCCGAGCTGTGGGAAATCGGTAACAGGCCAAGAAACGAGAATGTTTCTCAAGACCTCTTACAAATGGATGAAGAAAGACATTTCTTGGAGTACAAGTCACTAAGTGAAGCTGTGCTTGATTTAAGATCAGTTAGAGTTCCAAAAAGTTGGGAAGAAAATCTTGTTACACCCGACAACATCATTAAACCTGCTAATGTTGTTACCGACGAAAACATGTTTAGGAAACCAGGAACTTTGTCTGCACATCTTTCATTTCAAGAAGATCCAACaacaaaagtggaagaatcaaAAACCTATGAAAGTGCTAGTTCGTTAACTTTGGCAACATTCTCATCACTTCTGATTGAATTTGTGGCTAGGCTACAAAACCTTGTTGATTCTTTTGAAGAATTAGGTGAGAAAGCGAAGTTTAAGGACCCTCTTGAACAACAAGAACTTGTAACATCTGGTTGGACTAGGTTGTttaattgtttcaaatctaAGGATTGA